AATCCCACAAGTGTCAGACAccgcaagctcccagctactatctaatTAACGCAAAATTGACATattaaaaagccaaacctaacaATATCTGCCAATGAATTCCGAGCAatattgcccctgtctgtctgtgtggtgcgcgCGTTTGGCCATCACTCAAGACAGTTGACGTGATAAACCATCTTGTGAGTTGACcgaaatactttccccaaaaccttttcaattaaatatttattgaaagtaggcttacctggcataAGTATATAATGAgtatctattatttgttatttgaaaACTTGAAATGAAATGCGTAGCAGTATGGAACCGTTGCTAGACTGGCACATTCTTCACTCAAATGcgcaattaaagggccagatgcgCAATTACAGGAAAATTGcacaaagatatctacatttGTTAGTTTCCTTCCAGACCTAAAAAAATTGTCCTCAGAGGCGATTTAAGAATTTACTTGGACTCAGAACATCCCATGtcgttgtttctctatgaataatTATAATTTTGAGAYTGAAAACAATTCTAAAACCAGGAAAAACAACACTGACAACAAATCTCTGATtttagagttgtttattaaccattattttatcaggtatattgacagaaaatatagtgcactactttctcttgtagtGCAAGGACCCGGAGAAGAGTTGCAGGGGGGAGGAGAAGAATGGGCCTATTTTAAAATCTAGAAAGAAATGAGTAGATCTAATGccagaaaaggttggagacccctgatttGCACTGACTGATTACCAATGTAGTTGGGCTTTAATTGGGGCTTTTGACTCTCTTCATCCAAGTCTCTTCTCTACAACCTCCATGGTCTTCATTCACCACCATCACTGATAATAGCTACCATCACACACCAAGCCACTNNNNNNNNNNNNNNNNNNNNNNNNNNNNNNNNNNNNNNNNNNNNNNNNNNNNNNNNNNNNNNNNNNNNNNNNNNNNNNNNNNNNNNNNNNNNNNNNNNNNNNNNNNNNNNNNNNNNNNNNNNNNNNNNNNNNNNNNNNNNNNNNNNNNNNNNNNNNNNNNNNNNNNNNNNNNNNNNNNNNNNNNNNNNNNNNNNNNNNNNNNNNNNNNNNNNNNNNNNNNNNNNNNNNNNNNNNNNNNNNNNNNNNNNNNNNNNNNNNNNNNNNNNNNNNNNNNNNNNNNNNNNNNNNNNNNNNNNNNNNNNNNNNNNNNNNNNNNNNNNNNNNNNNNNNNNNNNNNNNNNNNNNNNNNNNNNNNNNNNNNNNNNNNNNNNNNNNNNNNNNNNNNNNNNNNNNNNNNNNNNNNNNNNNNNNNNNNNNNNNNNNNNNNNNNNNNNNNNNNNNNNNNNNNNNNNNNNNNNNNNNNNNNNNNNNNNNNNNNNNNNNNNNNNNNNNNNNNNNNNNNNNNNNNNNNNNNNNNNNNNNNNNNNNNNNNNNNNNNNNNNNNNNNNNNNNNNNNNNNNNNNNNNNNCAATTCTTTTTTTCAGACCTCAGAGAGTTCTTGCCATGAGGGCcagttgaacttccagtgaccagtcagtatgaggagtgtgagagcgatgacaccaaatttatcacacctgctccccattcacacctgagaccttgtaacactaaacGAGTCACATGACCACGGGAGGGAAAATGCTAATgtgcccaatttggacattttcacttaggggtgtactcactttgttGCCAGccgtttagacattaatggctgtttgTTGAGTTATTTTGAAGGACAGCAAATACATACCTATACAAGCTGTAcatcactactttacattgtagcaaagtgtcatttcttcagtgttgtcacatgaaaagatatactcaaatatttacaaaaatgtgaggttgactcacttttgtgatatactgttaTCAACCAAtgaataaattcttcacagatcCATGAACTGGGAAACCCAAAAATCAAGAAGACCAAGGATGCACCCATGTTTTACGAGGTATGTATGCACCCATTTTTCAGTACAATGTGCTCTATAGGCTATTCATTTCAAAAGACACATTTACGAAGCAGCAGAGAAAGAGTTTTGCACAATAAATTAGAACTATTACTCACTCTCTGTCTATTCTACACAAGTATGTTGTTTGTCTATAAAGGTGATGGAGGCAGCCAAGGTCCTGCTGATGCAGGAGAGGAGCTGCCTGTGACCTGCTGGGTAAACTGCTCAAGTTCCAGCTCTGGAGTCAAGGCCAACGACCAGCAGAGGAGAGCCACAGAGATGAGGGTAGGAAGGAACCCTGACAGCCATCAACAAAATCAGTCATCTTATCGCCCTGCAACAGCCAGCTTCCTAGAGAATCTTTTGAAGTTATGTGCAGATAGAGTTATAGTAGTATTGTAACATGGGTGATAAGAAACCTTGTCTGAGACATGAAGACTAGCCTGCGCTACCTGTAAGCCTCAGCTTCAGCTCAGCAGGCTATCGCAGTCTTCTGGCACAGAGGAGACCCGCATTTGAACCGCAGTATGCAGTATTAGCACCACTTAGTTTAATCCACTCTCTCCRAGGCTGCRGAGGAGAAGCGTAAGGGCAAGGCTGGCAATGCCTCCCCAACCAAAGACAAAGGTGGTGCCAAGCCTGCCGCCAAAGGTGACAAGGGGAAGAAAGGGGCAGAGCTCAGTGCCCCAACCAAGGACACCAAGCTGAAAAAGAGGGGCGAGGAGGATGAGACCAACAAGTATATAGGTGAGCAGTCTACTCTGTCTCAAtgatcacacatacagtatagtagtacTGTTTGGTTGTTAGTATGAGGTTGGTTGTCACTTTGTGTTGGGGAGACTGggtggttgtctctctctctctcactctctctctccctctcatgctttcgtgtgtgtgtgtgtgtctagacgATGAGCCAGACGATGGTCCTCAGCACTACGTTCTGGTGGTGGGCTTCCAGCAGGCTCAGCTGGTCTCTGTGCTGGACTCCCTGGGGGTCCATGTGTCCAACGTTATCAAGCTGACCTCACAGAGACCAGACCGGCCAGAGGGATCACTGGAAGGGKGTGATGCCAAACCCCTGGATGGGGGTAAGACTCAGATTGGCATCAATGTGAGGTTTGGATTGATTTAGCCTGGGATCTTGAGTCTTTTGTTCCACTGGTTTCATTGTACAGTCAGGGTCAACTGAATCAAGCACAGCAGAGGTATTTGACAGTATTTCATATTGGCAGTACAGTATMGATCTATCAATCAATCTKATTTTAATGTGATTTGTGTTGCTAAATGCTGCTATTGTGTTCCTGTAGACGCYGAGACTAACYTTAGGAGAAGACAGCGGGAGCAGTTCTGGGGTCAGRTGGAAGGGGTMCTAAACAGTGGCTCagcattctccaagctgtttgaTGTGGCCCGCCTCAGTCACACCGCTAAAGAGATCCTGCCACCACAAGACAAGGATAGCCCAGAGGCTATGGTGATTTCCTTGTCTTCTTCTGCTtctgctgcttcttcttctgctgcttctgcttcttcttctgctgcttcttctgcttctgctgcttcttcttctgctgcttcttctgcttctgctgcttcttcttctgcttcttcttcttctgctgcttctgcttcttcttctccttcttcttctgattcttcttcttctgcttcttcttcttctgctgctccttcttcttcttcctcttcttcttcttcctcttcttctgataTCAATCAAAGCTCTGACGAGAAGGCAGAGGTTCTGACACCTAAGCAATAAACAttggcaagagcagtgtgcgggtctttctttaattataataattttttataaTGTACATAAAATGCCATGTTAATATGTTGTGTTGTAGCTTGGGTTTGGGGTACGTCTGTTTGAGGACGTGGCGTGTCTGATCTATGACTGTCTGGACTGGAGGAGACAGCATCAACACTACCTGAACAGCATGAGACTGGTCCAGGTGCCATCTGTCCCCAGGGCTGGCACGCACCACCCCAGAAAGCCCTCAAGTTACTGTACcagaaacacacatgcatgcacacacaggaaTGATCTGACTGGTGGACGGAGCAGGAAACCATACTGAATATAGCAGCAATACTGGTAATACTATCTCATTGTAGCCTGTTTCTGTTGTGCTACATGGGTAGGCAGAGAACTGTCTGTAGGAATATTCGCACTGTCTGTGATATCCTTAAAGACGGTGTCAAGGACCACAAGCCTCATGACACCTGAGGGTCCAAGAAGAGACAAGTCCGACAGAGGAGACACACTCCAGGTATTTCTTCAGCTTCAAAACACTCACTTAGGAACAGTTTGATGTTATAAATGGATAGTTCAAGTAAAATGATTACAGTTAACTGGTAGCTGAATGAAAGTGAATGACCCTAACCCAGGAGCTGTTGCTGTTGTCCCCCAGCAAGAACCCTGAACCACGTGCTCTGAGTACTGATGTGGACATGCGTTACTTAACGACCTTGCTGGACCAAGATTCCTCCTGAACGCTCTGTTCCCCTCATACTACACTGGCATGCTGGAGCAGGTTCTGTTCTGGTTCCCCCTTCATACTACACTGCATGCTGAGATTCTGTTCTTTCCCCTCATCCTACACGGCATGCTGAGCACGTCTCTGTTCCCTTCATACTACACTGCATGCTGGAGCAGTTCTGTTTCTGTCCCTTCATACTACACTGGCATGCTGGAGCAGGTTCTGTTGCTGTTCCCCTCATCTACAAAACTGCATGCTGGAAcaggttctgttctgttcctcatACTACACTGCATGCTGGAGCaggtttctgtttctgttccctATCCTACACTGCATGCTGGAGCCATGTTCTGTTCTGTCCCTTCATACTACACTTGCATGCTGAGCAGGTTCTAGTTCGTTCCCTCAATACTACACTGCATGCTGACAGGTTCTGTCTGGTCCCTTCATACTTACACTGCATGCTGGAGCAGGTTCTTTCTGTTCCCCTAGATCTACACTGCATCTGGAGCAGGTTCTGTTCTTTCCTCAACTACACTGGAGcaggttctgttctgttcccttcaTACTACACTGCATGCCTGGAGCAGGTTCTTTCTGTTCCCTTTAATACTACACCACTGGAGCAGTCTGTTCTGTTCCCTTCATACTCACGCTCTGGAGCAGTCTTTCTGTCCCTTCATACTACACTGCATGGAGCAGTTCTGTTCTGTCCCTTCATACTACACTGagcagttctgttctgttcttctaaCTACACTGGAGCAGGTTCTGTTCTTTCCCTTCATACTACACTGGAGCAGTTCTGTTCTGTCTTCATACTACACTGGAGcaggttctgttctgttcccttcaTACTACACTGGAGCAGGTTCTGTTCCTTCATActacactggagcaggtttttctgTTCCCTTCATACTTACACTGAGCAGGTTCTTTCTGTTCCCTTCATACTACACTGAGCAGCCTGTTCTGTTCCTATACTACACTGAGCAGGTTCTGTTGTTCCCTTCATACTACACTGAGCAGTTCGTTCATGTCCCTCATACTACCACTGGAGCAGGTTCTGTTCCCTGGCCTTTCATACTACACTGGAGCAGGTTTCTGTTCCTCCTTCATACTACACCACTGATGcaagttctgttctgttcctttcATACTACACTGAGCAGTTCTTTCTGTTCATACTAGCACTGGAGCAGTTCTGTTCTGTGTTCATTACTACACTGGAGCAGGTTATTGTTCCCTTCATACTACACTGGAGCAGTCTGTTCTGTTCCTTCATACTACACTTGAGGcaggttctgttctgttcccttcaTACTACACGCTGGAGCAGGTTCTGTTCCATTTCCCCTTCATACTACACTGGAGAGCAGGTTCTGTTCGTCATACCTACACACTGGAGCAGGTTCTGTTCTTTCATCATACACTGGAGCAGGTTCATGTTCCCCTTCATACTACACTGGAGAAGTTCTTCTTCATACTTACATGGAGCAGTTCTTGTTCTACGTCCCTTGACAGGTTCTCCAATAGCTGGAGGCAGGTTCTGTTTCCCTTCATACTAACACTGAGAGCAGGTTCTCGTTCTCTCTTCATACTACACTGGAGCAGGTTTCTGTTCTTTACATACTGAACACGAGGTTATTACTGTTCATATACCACTTGAGAGCATTATTTCTGGTTCTTTCATACACACTGGATGCAGGTTCCTGTTACCCATGTTCATCATCTATCATTGGAGCAGTTACTGTCTCTTTTCTTATTACCTTGAGCATCTATCTTCGTTGCTCATTTACCATGGGCAGTTTCTCTTCTACATCTTGGAGCAGGTTCTGATTTCTGTTCCATACTACCACTGGCAGGCAGAGTTTCGTTGTCCTTCATACTAACTGAGCATGTCTGTTACGATTGGCCGAGCGTCTCTGTTCTTCCTTCATACTTACACTGGAGCAAGGTCCTTTTCGTCCGTTCATAATATTCACTTGGAGCTAGTTCGTTCATACCTACACTGTGAGCGGTTCTGTTCTGTCTATAACTAGAGCGGTTCGTTACTGTTCATACCTACCACTGAGCAGGTTCTTGTTCGTTCTTCGAATACTACACTGGAAGCAGTGGTCCACTGCATTCTGTGTTCATACTACATTGAGAGCGCTGTATCCTGGAGCAGGTTCTGTTCGTTCCTTTCATACTACCACTGGAGCAGGTCCTTTCGTTGTCAACTACATTGGAGGCATCTTTCCTTCCTTCATACTACACTGGACAGGTCTGTTTCTTGTCCCTTCAGTCACTGAGCAATTGTCTGTATCGAGCAGGTTACTGTTCCTTCATACTACACTGGAGCAGGTTCTGCATCTCATTACTAGTCTATTTCTAGCTTTGTTCATACACACTGAGAGCAGTCTGTTCCACCCTTCATTACTACACTGGAGCAGTCTGTCCATTTCCCGTTCATACTACACTTGAGCAGTTCTGTTCGTTCCTTCATTACTACACT
This is a stretch of genomic DNA from Salvelinus sp. IW2-2015 unplaced genomic scaffold, ASM291031v2 Un_scaffold5733, whole genome shotgun sequence. It encodes these proteins:
- the LOC112078485 gene encoding sperm-associated antigen 17-like, whose amino-acid sequence is MRAAEEKRKGKAGNASPTKDKGGAKPAAKGDKGKKGAELSAPTKDTKLKKRGEEDETNKYIDDEPDDGPQHYVLVVGFQQAQLVSVLDSLGVHVSNVIKLTSQRPDRPEGSLEGXDAKPLDGDAETNXRRRQREQFWGQXEGVLNSGSAFSKLFDVARLSHTAKEILPPQDKDSPEAMLGFGVRLFEDVACLIYDCLDWRRQHQHYLNSMRLVQVPSVPRAGTHHPRKPS